One Arthrobacter sp. StoSoilB20 DNA segment encodes these proteins:
- a CDS encoding cupin domain-containing protein, producing MSQSTTEYVLEGDNSIYAQADGKVVPVVTRAGAEDTNTAQSGDCIRVSGVSIQHTPATKIWFGQVSNTPGYRSLPHHHGEAETGGYVLRGHGRIYFGENYSEFLDMKAGDWVFVPPFMPHVEANMSVTEELVWLTARTPENLVVNLEDVADETLADYRRA from the coding sequence ATGAGCCAGAGCACCACCGAATACGTCCTCGAAGGCGACAACTCCATCTACGCCCAGGCCGACGGCAAAGTTGTCCCCGTCGTCACCCGTGCCGGCGCGGAAGACACCAACACTGCCCAGTCCGGCGACTGCATCCGCGTCTCCGGAGTGAGCATCCAGCACACTCCGGCAACCAAGATCTGGTTCGGCCAGGTATCCAACACCCCCGGGTACCGCTCACTCCCGCACCACCATGGCGAGGCCGAAACGGGTGGCTATGTACTCCGGGGGCACGGCCGGATCTACTTCGGCGAGAACTACTCCGAATTCCTGGACATGAAGGCCGGCGACTGGGTTTTCGTGCCGCCGTTCATGCCCCACGTTGAAGCCAACATGTCCGTCACCGAGGAGCTCGTCTGGCTGACGGCACGCACGCCGGAGAACCTCGTGGTCAACCTCGAAGACGTGGCCGACGAAACCCTCGCCGACTACCGCCGGGCCTAA
- a CDS encoding fumarylacetoacetate hydrolase family protein translates to MKLATLRTANGGTTAALATGADSYLTLPATDVGALLAQSEWRIVVTEAAASKEQRVIAAGEAVLAPLLPRAGKVICCGLNYGDHIQEMGRDLPEYPTLFAKYADTLVGANDAVEVQGSDRVDWEAELAVVVGSELYRADEDQARAAIAGYTVANDVSMRDWQSRTLQWFQGKAWDGSTPVGPVMVTADEAGEHFEVRGYVNGELVQQGNTSTLVFGPAQLLSYISQFTVLRPGDLVLTGTPGGVGMGMTPPRFLKDGDVLTTEIDGIGRLENQFRIHASVPANA, encoded by the coding sequence ATGAAACTCGCCACCTTGCGCACGGCCAACGGAGGTACGACGGCGGCGCTCGCCACGGGCGCCGATTCCTACCTCACGCTGCCCGCCACCGACGTCGGGGCCCTCCTGGCCCAGTCGGAATGGCGGATAGTGGTGACGGAGGCCGCGGCATCCAAGGAGCAGAGGGTCATCGCCGCCGGTGAAGCCGTGCTTGCGCCCCTCCTTCCCCGCGCCGGCAAAGTCATCTGCTGTGGCCTGAACTACGGTGACCACATCCAGGAAATGGGCCGGGACCTGCCGGAGTACCCCACGCTGTTCGCCAAGTACGCGGACACCCTGGTGGGAGCCAACGACGCCGTGGAAGTCCAGGGCAGCGACCGCGTCGACTGGGAAGCCGAGCTGGCCGTCGTCGTGGGTTCCGAGCTGTACCGGGCGGATGAAGACCAAGCCCGCGCGGCAATTGCCGGGTACACCGTGGCCAACGATGTTTCCATGCGCGATTGGCAGAGCCGGACGCTGCAATGGTTCCAAGGCAAAGCGTGGGATGGCAGCACCCCTGTGGGCCCGGTCATGGTCACCGCCGATGAAGCGGGAGAACACTTCGAGGTCCGCGGCTACGTCAACGGCGAGCTGGTGCAGCAGGGGAATACCAGCACGTTGGTGTTCGGTCCGGCCCAGTTGCTGTCCTACATCTCCCAGTTCACCGTCCTGCGTCCCGGCGACCTCGTCCTGACGGGAACGCCCGGGGGAGTGGGTATGGGGATGACCCCGCCACGCTTCCTCAAGGACGGGGATGTCCTCACTACCGAAATCGACGGGATCGGCCGGTTGGAGAACCAGTTCCGAATCCACGCCTCAGTTCCAGCCAACGCCTGA
- a CDS encoding RidA family protein encodes MSHTTINPESLAKPSGYAHGILAGNTVFLGGQTALDKNMNIVPGGIVEQFTQAFSNVITTLREAGGQPEDLVNVTIYLTDVDDYMANGREIGRIWREMAGSQYPAMAGIGVTRLWQKEALIEIQGIAVIPER; translated from the coding sequence ATGAGCCACACAACAATCAACCCGGAATCGCTGGCCAAACCATCCGGCTACGCACACGGCATTCTTGCCGGGAACACCGTGTTCCTGGGCGGGCAGACCGCTCTGGACAAGAACATGAACATCGTTCCCGGCGGCATCGTGGAACAGTTCACGCAGGCGTTCTCCAACGTCATCACCACCCTGCGCGAGGCGGGCGGACAGCCTGAAGACCTGGTCAACGTGACCATCTACCTCACGGACGTGGACGACTACATGGCCAACGGCCGCGAAATCGGGCGCATCTGGCGTGAAATGGCGGGCTCGCAATATCCGGCTATGGCTGGCATCGGGGTCACACGGCTGTGGCAGAAAGAGGCCCTGATCGAAATCCAGGGCATCGCGGTGATTCCCGAGCGCTAA
- a CDS encoding DUF1801 domain-containing protein: protein MGTVTEYLESVSAGNRGILERIVGIARELAPDAEEGVSYGMPALLVDGKGLVSVLETKKHLALYPFSGQILPEMSEELGGYSWSPGTLRFSADNPVPDSMVRRILETRLAAIRK from the coding sequence ATGGGAACCGTCACCGAATATCTGGAGAGCGTCTCTGCCGGCAATCGCGGCATTCTTGAGCGGATTGTGGGGATCGCCCGCGAGCTCGCGCCCGACGCCGAAGAAGGCGTCAGCTACGGGATGCCCGCGCTGCTGGTTGATGGCAAGGGCTTGGTGAGCGTGCTCGAAACGAAGAAACACCTGGCCCTGTACCCGTTCAGCGGGCAGATCCTGCCGGAGATGTCGGAGGAGCTGGGCGGCTATTCGTGGTCGCCGGGGACGCTGCGGTTCTCGGCAGACAACCCCGTGCCCGACTCGATGGTGCGGCGGATCCTGGAGACACGGCTGGCGGCGATCCGGAAGTAG
- a CDS encoding IclR family transcriptional regulator C-terminal domain-containing protein translates to MTDSAVTPQASDQYVQSLARGLAVIRAFDANNPVMTLSEVAARTDLTRATARRFLHTLVELGYVRTDGKTFALTAKVLQLGYSYLSALSLPQLAQPHLEQLSLKLGESTSAAVLDGPDIFYVARVATRRIMNVGITVGTRFPAYATSMGRVLLAGLPQAKFEAYLSTAELTPITPRTVASVPDLRAAVEHVRAQGWCLLDQELEIGLMSIAAPVWNHNNGDNVAAINVSLQAQAVAARPDPDVYLESVRLEVVATANAISQDVSAKH, encoded by the coding sequence ATGACCGACTCCGCAGTTACCCCGCAGGCCAGCGACCAGTACGTCCAGTCGTTGGCCAGGGGTCTCGCTGTGATCCGGGCCTTCGACGCAAACAACCCGGTGATGACGCTCAGCGAAGTCGCGGCCCGCACGGACCTGACCCGCGCAACGGCCCGGAGGTTCCTGCACACCCTGGTTGAGCTCGGCTACGTCCGCACTGATGGCAAGACGTTCGCGCTCACGGCCAAGGTGCTGCAGCTTGGCTACTCGTATCTCTCCGCGCTGTCCCTGCCCCAGCTCGCCCAGCCCCACTTGGAGCAGCTCAGCCTGAAGCTGGGGGAGTCGACGTCGGCCGCGGTCCTGGACGGTCCGGACATTTTCTACGTTGCCCGCGTCGCTACCCGCCGGATCATGAACGTCGGCATCACCGTGGGCACCCGCTTCCCGGCGTACGCAACGTCCATGGGGCGCGTCCTGCTCGCCGGATTGCCCCAGGCCAAGTTTGAGGCCTACCTTTCGACGGCGGAACTTACCCCGATCACGCCGCGAACCGTGGCCAGCGTGCCCGACTTGAGGGCCGCCGTCGAGCATGTCCGTGCGCAAGGCTGGTGCCTGCTGGACCAGGAGCTGGAAATCGGCCTGATGTCCATCGCGGCGCCGGTGTGGAACCACAACAACGGCGACAATGTTGCCGCAATAAACGTGTCCCTGCAGGCCCAGGCCGTCGCAGCCCGGCCAGACCCAGACGTGTACCTCGAGTCAGTGCGGCTGGAAGTAGTGGCCACGGCCAACGCGATCTCGCAGGACGTGTCCGCCAAGCACTAA
- a CDS encoding 3-oxoacid CoA-transferase subunit B has protein sequence MSTQTSLQTFEKPLGRDELAQLVARDIVPGSFVNLGIGQPTLVSNYLTEEQNITLHTENGMLGMGPAAVGDDVDGDLINAGKIPVTELPGASYFHHADSFAIMRGGHLDICVLGAFQVSATGDLANWHTGAPDAIPAVGGAMDLATGAKDVFVMMTLLTREGVSKLVEQCTYPLTGVGCVTRVYTDKAVFLTGPDGVTVRETFGCTFEEIQELVPLPLKKAE, from the coding sequence ATGAGCACCCAAACCAGCCTCCAGACCTTCGAAAAGCCGCTGGGCCGCGACGAACTCGCCCAGCTGGTGGCCCGCGACATCGTCCCTGGCTCCTTCGTGAACCTGGGCATTGGCCAGCCAACACTGGTGTCCAACTACCTCACCGAGGAACAGAACATCACGCTCCACACGGAGAACGGGATGCTGGGGATGGGCCCGGCCGCTGTTGGGGATGACGTCGATGGTGACCTGATCAATGCCGGGAAGATCCCCGTCACGGAGCTGCCCGGGGCCTCGTACTTCCACCACGCCGACTCGTTCGCGATCATGCGCGGCGGGCACCTGGACATCTGCGTGCTCGGCGCCTTCCAGGTTTCCGCAACGGGTGACCTGGCCAACTGGCACACCGGAGCGCCCGACGCCATCCCCGCCGTCGGAGGTGCCATGGACCTCGCCACCGGCGCCAAGGACGTGTTTGTGATGATGACTTTGCTGACGCGCGAGGGCGTGTCCAAGCTCGTGGAACAGTGCACCTACCCGCTCACTGGCGTCGGCTGCGTCACCCGCGTGTACACGGACAAGGCTGTGTTCCTGACAGGACCCGACGGCGTCACCGTCCGCGAGACCTTCGGCTGCACCTTCGAGGAAATCCAGGAGCTCGTACCGCTGCCGCTGAAGAAGGCAGAGTAG
- a CDS encoding 3-oxoacid CoA-transferase subunit A has translation MLNFIDTVGEAVAGIKDGSTVMIGGFGNAGQPFELIDALMDCGAKDLTVVNNNAGQGDQGLALLIKEGRVRKMICSFPRQSDSWHFDAKFHAGEIELELVPQGNLAERIRAAGAGIGGFFTPTGYGTTLAEGKETRLLDGKWQVFETPIHADVALIKALKADGKGNLVYRKTARNFGPIMAAAAKHTIVQVSEIVPTGSLDPENVVTPGIYVNSVVRVGGSSAEQVA, from the coding sequence ATGCTGAATTTCATTGACACTGTTGGCGAGGCTGTCGCCGGCATCAAGGACGGCTCCACCGTGATGATCGGCGGGTTCGGCAACGCCGGGCAGCCGTTCGAACTGATCGATGCCCTCATGGACTGCGGTGCCAAGGACCTGACCGTGGTGAACAACAACGCCGGCCAGGGCGACCAAGGCCTGGCGCTGCTGATCAAGGAAGGCCGGGTCCGCAAGATGATCTGCTCCTTCCCACGGCAGTCCGATTCATGGCATTTCGACGCCAAGTTCCACGCCGGAGAGATCGAGCTGGAACTGGTCCCGCAGGGCAACCTGGCCGAGCGGATCCGTGCCGCGGGCGCTGGAATTGGTGGCTTCTTCACGCCCACCGGCTATGGCACCACGCTGGCCGAGGGCAAGGAAACCCGGTTGCTGGACGGGAAATGGCAGGTGTTCGAAACACCGATCCACGCCGATGTTGCCCTGATCAAAGCACTCAAGGCCGACGGCAAGGGCAACCTCGTGTACCGCAAGACCGCCCGGAACTTCGGCCCGATTATGGCTGCTGCTGCCAAGCACACCATTGTGCAGGTCTCGGAAATCGTGCCAACCGGTTCCCTGGATCCGGAAAACGTGGTGACACCCGGTATTTACGTCAACAGCGTGGTCCGCGTCGGCGGTTCCAGCGCAGAACAGGTGGCCTGA
- a CDS encoding thiolase family protein gives MNQAFVYDAVRTPFGKFGSGLAAVRPDDLAAHVVRESVKRAPGLDVERIDEVVFGNANGAGEENRNVARMATLLAGLPVSIPGTTVNRLCGSSLDAAIIASRQINAGDADLMLVGGAESMSRAPWVLPKTSKPYPAGDMTLASTTLGWRLVNPAMNRDWTISLGEATERLREKYGITRERQDAFAADSHNLADAAWNEGFYDSLVSQVPGTDLVRDEGIRAGSSAEKLGGLKTVFRPEADGPDGGTVTAGNASPLSDGASAAWIGSEAASGLLGMEPLARIAGRGAHGNDPQYFGFAPVEAANKALAKAGIGWDQVGAVELNEAFAAQSLACVDAWGIDPAIVNQHGGAIAMGHPLGASGTRILGTLARSLQASGQRWGVAAICIGVGQGLAVVLENVTAGASA, from the coding sequence ATGAACCAGGCTTTTGTGTACGACGCCGTGCGCACGCCCTTTGGCAAGTTCGGCTCCGGTCTTGCCGCTGTCCGTCCCGATGACCTTGCTGCCCACGTGGTCCGCGAGTCCGTCAAGCGTGCTCCCGGCCTGGATGTCGAGAGGATCGACGAGGTGGTGTTCGGCAACGCCAACGGTGCCGGCGAAGAAAACCGCAACGTTGCCCGCATGGCCACGCTGCTCGCCGGGCTTCCGGTCTCCATTCCGGGAACCACGGTCAACCGTCTGTGTGGATCTTCCTTGGATGCAGCGATCATCGCTTCGCGCCAGATCAACGCCGGCGACGCCGACCTCATGCTCGTGGGCGGGGCCGAATCCATGTCCCGTGCGCCCTGGGTGTTGCCGAAGACGTCCAAGCCCTACCCGGCCGGTGACATGACCCTCGCTTCAACCACGCTCGGTTGGCGTTTGGTGAACCCGGCCATGAACAGGGACTGGACCATCTCCTTGGGCGAAGCCACCGAACGGCTGCGGGAGAAGTACGGCATCACCCGGGAACGCCAGGATGCTTTTGCGGCTGATTCACATAATCTGGCCGATGCTGCGTGGAACGAAGGCTTCTACGATTCTCTGGTGTCGCAGGTTCCGGGCACTGACCTGGTCCGCGACGAGGGCATCCGAGCAGGTTCATCGGCGGAGAAGCTGGGCGGTTTGAAGACCGTGTTCCGGCCCGAGGCTGACGGGCCCGACGGCGGTACGGTCACCGCCGGGAATGCCTCGCCATTATCTGACGGTGCTTCGGCGGCGTGGATCGGCTCGGAGGCTGCTTCTGGGCTGCTGGGCATGGAGCCCCTGGCCCGCATCGCCGGCCGGGGTGCGCACGGCAACGATCCCCAGTACTTTGGCTTCGCCCCTGTGGAGGCCGCAAACAAGGCCCTCGCGAAGGCGGGCATCGGCTGGGACCAGGTTGGCGCCGTCGAACTTAACGAAGCGTTCGCCGCACAATCGCTGGCGTGCGTTGACGCGTGGGGGATCGATCCCGCAATCGTGAACCAGCACGGCGGTGCGATCGCGATGGGTCACCCGCTCGGTGCCTCCGGTACCCGCATCCTGGGTACGCTCGCCCGTTCGCTGCAGGCGTCCGGGCAGCGTTGGGGTGTCGCAGCGATCTGCATCGGCGTGGGCCAAGGCCTGGCCGTTGTGTTGGAGAACGTCACTGCCGGCGCATCGGCATAA
- the pcaC gene encoding 4-carboxymuconolactone decarboxylase has product MSTVSPDNFERNGAVQPDSTIQDLYDAGMVVRREVLGDAHVDRANAGKDSFTEDYQDMITRIAWGGIWTRPGLSRQMRSAVTLTALVAHGHWEELAMHIRAALNNGLSRDEIKEILLQTAIYCSVPSANSAFKTAQKVFAEIDANEPN; this is encoded by the coding sequence GTGAGCACTGTGTCCCCGGACAATTTCGAACGGAACGGCGCCGTGCAGCCGGACTCCACCATCCAGGACCTGTACGACGCCGGAATGGTGGTCCGCCGCGAAGTACTGGGCGATGCCCATGTGGACCGGGCCAACGCCGGCAAGGACTCCTTTACCGAGGATTACCAGGACATGATCACCAGGATCGCCTGGGGTGGCATCTGGACGCGGCCCGGCCTGAGCCGGCAAATGCGCTCCGCCGTCACCCTCACGGCACTGGTGGCGCACGGTCACTGGGAAGAGCTCGCCATGCACATCAGGGCAGCCCTCAACAACGGCCTGAGCAGGGACGAAATCAAGGAAATCCTGCTGCAGACCGCCATCTATTGCAGCGTGCCGTCAGCCAACTCCGCGTTCAAGACGGCCCAAAAAGTATTCGCCGAGATCGACGCCAACGAACCCAACTAG
- a CDS encoding alpha/beta fold hydrolase yields the protein MAKPIVKAVLLSPQRGLGTKPLLVVGPSLGTSTVLWTETAALLGDEYDVIGWDLPGHGISPTTIEGFDVAELADAVVDLVDSVSPGASFHYAGVSLGGATGLQLAIKHGHRLRSLSVQCSGAKLGTPEGWLERAETVRKLGTPVMIQGSAERWFGPGFMDRQSEISSRLLHALRDADRFGYAFCCEALAAFDVREQLGSITVPTQVIAGVEDSVAPPSMAEAVVSGIKAGGGLAEVQTLDGVGHLAPAEAPAAVADLMRTFVKENGL from the coding sequence GTGGCTAAACCAATCGTCAAGGCCGTGCTGCTCTCCCCGCAGCGCGGGCTCGGAACCAAGCCGCTCCTGGTGGTGGGCCCTTCGCTGGGTACGTCCACGGTTCTTTGGACCGAAACCGCGGCCCTCCTCGGCGACGAGTACGACGTCATCGGTTGGGACCTCCCCGGCCACGGCATTTCGCCGACCACCATAGAAGGTTTCGATGTCGCGGAACTGGCGGACGCCGTCGTCGATCTCGTTGACTCTGTTTCGCCGGGCGCGTCCTTTCACTATGCGGGTGTTTCGCTCGGTGGGGCCACCGGCCTCCAACTCGCCATCAAGCATGGCCACCGCCTTCGCAGCCTCTCCGTCCAGTGCAGTGGCGCCAAGCTGGGCACGCCCGAAGGCTGGCTGGAACGCGCCGAAACGGTCCGCAAGTTGGGGACGCCTGTCATGATCCAAGGCTCGGCCGAACGCTGGTTCGGTCCCGGTTTCATGGACCGGCAGTCGGAGATCAGCAGCCGCCTCCTGCATGCCCTCCGCGACGCCGACCGCTTCGGTTATGCGTTCTGCTGTGAGGCCCTCGCCGCGTTCGACGTCCGCGAGCAGCTCGGCAGCATCACTGTCCCCACGCAGGTGATCGCCGGCGTCGAGGATTCGGTGGCGCCGCCGTCGATGGCCGAAGCCGTGGTTTCGGGCATCAAAGCCGGCGGCGGTTTGGCCGAGGTGCAAACGCTCGACGGCGTGGGTCACCTGGCGCCCGCCGAGGCACCCGCCGCTGTGGCGGACTTGATGCGCACCTTTGTGAAGGAGAACGGACTGTGA
- a CDS encoding lyase family protein, whose translation MIDGDFGLLSPVSASPSVVALTGDRAVIAAILDVEASWAAVLEEAGLAPAGSAAVVAEAADPGSYDVLSVAERAQGGGNPVIPLLGDLRARVRELDTAGIGAAKAVHTSLTSQDVLDSALMLLASRTVSSLLAEVKGTTTALATLAEQHAGTLSVGRSLTQHALPYTFGLKAAQWFQGVAAAAARLESLEFPVQYGGAGGTLASGTKLTAGSDATPFTLADSLAAALGLAPAPAPWHSNRLAVTSLGDALGALLDSFGKIAADLLFLSRPEVAELGEPLAAGRGVSSAMPQKQNPVLSVLIRSAALQAPGLASQLHLAAATFNDERPDGAWHSEWPALRQLLALTLGAAGHVRELSEGLRVFPDAMRRNLEISGPLLLSEGVSAAVAPLLGEDGKQKLQGVVDETLKAPAAEQPRIYTKLLRETVPADKLSDAELDALLNPASYLGEAREISRRILAAYPNFASSSKGAARG comes from the coding sequence ATGATCGACGGCGACTTCGGCCTCCTCAGCCCCGTTTCGGCGTCGCCCTCCGTGGTGGCGCTGACGGGCGACCGTGCCGTAATCGCGGCAATCCTCGACGTCGAAGCCTCCTGGGCTGCTGTCCTCGAGGAAGCGGGACTGGCTCCCGCCGGATCCGCCGCCGTGGTGGCCGAAGCCGCCGATCCCGGTTCTTACGACGTTCTTTCGGTAGCGGAGCGCGCCCAAGGCGGCGGAAACCCGGTGATTCCCTTGCTCGGAGACTTGCGGGCCCGGGTCCGGGAGTTGGACACTGCCGGAATCGGCGCCGCCAAAGCTGTGCACACATCGCTGACCAGCCAGGACGTCCTCGACTCCGCCCTCATGCTTCTCGCCAGCCGCACCGTTTCCTCGTTGCTGGCCGAGGTCAAGGGCACGACGACGGCGCTCGCCACCTTGGCGGAACAGCATGCGGGCACGTTGAGCGTGGGCAGGAGCCTGACGCAGCATGCCCTGCCCTATACCTTTGGGCTCAAGGCCGCCCAGTGGTTCCAGGGCGTGGCCGCCGCGGCTGCGCGATTGGAGTCCTTGGAATTTCCGGTGCAGTATGGCGGGGCGGGCGGAACGCTGGCCTCGGGCACCAAGCTCACTGCTGGTTCGGACGCAACGCCGTTTACATTGGCCGATTCCCTGGCCGCAGCGTTGGGCCTGGCACCCGCTCCCGCCCCGTGGCACAGCAACCGGCTGGCCGTCACTTCGCTGGGCGACGCGTTGGGGGCGCTCCTGGATTCCTTCGGCAAGATCGCCGCTGACCTGCTGTTCCTCAGCCGGCCGGAAGTCGCCGAACTCGGCGAACCCCTGGCCGCCGGGCGTGGAGTTTCCTCGGCCATGCCGCAGAAGCAAAACCCCGTGCTGTCAGTGCTGATCCGCAGTGCAGCGTTGCAGGCACCCGGTCTCGCATCGCAACTGCACCTCGCCGCAGCAACCTTCAACGACGAGCGACCCGATGGCGCCTGGCATAGCGAATGGCCCGCGCTCCGGCAGCTCTTGGCCTTGACGCTCGGGGCTGCCGGACACGTCCGCGAGCTCTCCGAAGGCCTCCGTGTTTTCCCTGATGCTATGCGCCGGAACCTGGAGATCTCCGGACCGCTGCTCCTCAGCGAAGGCGTCTCAGCCGCCGTCGCCCCCCTCCTTGGGGAGGACGGGAAGCAAAAACTGCAGGGCGTCGTCGATGAAACCCTCAAGGCGCCCGCCGCTGAGCAGCCCCGGATTTACACCAAACTCCTGCGCGAGACGGTGCCTGCGGACAAGCTCTCCGACGCCGAACTTGATGCACTCCTGAACCCCGCAAGCTACCTCGGCGAGGCCCGGGAAATCAGTCGTCGGATCCTTGCCGCCTACCCGAACTTTGCATCATCATCGAAGGGAGCCGCTCGTGGCTAA
- the pcaG gene encoding protocatechuate 3,4-dioxygenase subunit alpha, with amino-acid sequence MSKLAPTPGQTVGPFYGYALPFNKDNELLAPGSPGSIRLQGTVYDGTGNPIPDAILEIWQPDSEGNIVQRTGSLVRDGYTFTGWGRGSVGNSGVYTFTTVNPGPTAPGAAAFISVAVFARGLMNRLFTRVYLPENEEALANDPLLSSLDPERRKTLIARRDPDGGLTWDIRLQGGDETVFLDFQQDGSLDNSVGNNQETAETENPA; translated from the coding sequence ATGAGCAAGCTGGCACCCACACCGGGCCAGACCGTAGGCCCTTTCTACGGCTACGCCCTCCCCTTCAACAAGGACAACGAACTCCTGGCACCCGGAAGCCCCGGCAGCATCCGCCTCCAGGGCACCGTGTACGACGGCACCGGCAACCCCATCCCGGACGCCATCCTGGAAATCTGGCAGCCTGATTCCGAGGGCAACATCGTTCAGCGCACCGGCTCCCTGGTCCGCGACGGCTACACGTTCACCGGATGGGGCCGCGGCTCCGTTGGCAACTCGGGCGTGTACACCTTCACCACGGTCAACCCTGGCCCCACGGCTCCGGGGGCGGCAGCGTTCATCTCCGTTGCCGTGTTCGCCCGCGGCCTCATGAACCGCCTCTTCACCCGCGTCTACCTCCCGGAAAACGAGGAAGCGCTGGCCAACGATCCCCTGCTGAGCTCCCTGGATCCCGAGCGCCGCAAGACGCTCATCGCCCGCCGCGACCCTGACGGCGGCCTCACCTGGGACATCCGTCTCCAGGGCGGCGACGAGACCGTGTTCCTGGACTTCCAGCAGGACGGATCGCTGGATAACAGCGTCGGGAACAACCAGGAAACTGCCGAAACGGAAAACCCGGCATGA
- the pcaH gene encoding protocatechuate 3,4-dioxygenase subunit beta — MPHEQTAQALESEELVPPAEPQAAHQAKKVETQADLSAEIKGIGDRYAEALKNGKGPETMPRLDYAPYRSSILRHPTKSLHHADPETIELYSPAFGHQDVHALESDLTIQHNGEPQGERIIVAGRVLDGDGRPVAGQLVEIWQANASGRYIHKRDQHPAPLDPNFTGVGRCITGDDGSYSFTTIKPGAYPWKNHLNAWRPAHIHFSMFGSEFTQRIVTQMYFPGDQLFPLDPIYQSIVDQDARDRLVAQYDHELTSPEWALGYKWDIILTGSKRTWTENEAYGDAGDEE; from the coding sequence GTGCCACACGAACAGACAGCACAGGCGCTCGAATCCGAGGAACTCGTGCCGCCCGCAGAGCCGCAGGCCGCCCACCAAGCCAAAAAGGTGGAAACCCAGGCGGATCTCAGTGCTGAGATCAAGGGCATCGGGGACCGCTACGCCGAGGCACTGAAGAACGGGAAAGGTCCGGAGACCATGCCGCGGCTGGACTACGCGCCGTACCGCAGCAGCATCCTTCGCCACCCCACCAAGAGCCTGCACCACGCGGACCCGGAAACCATTGAGCTCTACTCGCCGGCGTTCGGACACCAGGACGTGCACGCATTGGAGTCGGACCTGACCATCCAGCACAACGGCGAGCCGCAGGGTGAACGCATCATCGTCGCGGGCCGGGTCCTTGATGGCGACGGCCGCCCGGTGGCCGGCCAGCTGGTGGAAATCTGGCAGGCGAACGCATCAGGCCGCTACATCCACAAGCGCGACCAGCACCCCGCACCCCTGGACCCGAACTTCACCGGCGTCGGGCGTTGCATCACCGGCGACGACGGCTCCTACAGCTTCACCACCATCAAGCCCGGCGCCTACCCGTGGAAGAACCACCTGAACGCCTGGCGTCCGGCGCACATCCACTTCTCCATGTTCGGCTCTGAGTTCACGCAGCGGATCGTCACCCAGATGTACTTCCCGGGTGACCAGCTCTTCCCGCTGGACCCCATCTACCAGTCGATCGTGGACCAGGACGCCCGCGACCGCCTCGTGGCACAGTATGACCACGAGCTCACCAGCCCCGAATGGGCGCTCGGCTACAAGTGGGACATCATCCTGACCGGTTCCAAGCGGACCTGGACAGAAAACGAAGCATACGGCGACGCCGGGGACGAGGAGTAA